Proteins from one Parasteatoda tepidariorum isolate YZ-2023 chromosome 4, CAS_Ptep_4.0, whole genome shotgun sequence genomic window:
- the LOC107441739 gene encoding zinc finger protein 511 — protein sequence MHCIKDISDFEALLKYPFEPKKIIYSIKSGYFHEGNKYCKVGEKQLSIDIDDESLLHRSFQEFPCGKDSCRAVFSSIHDYEIHYNSVHHIVCMECKRNFPSYNLLDAHIIEKHDSYHEAAACKSVALYDCFVEGCDHKFSSIEMRNEHIIGVHKYPPDFKFQSLKNSKRNFEAMDVSQSDELGTSTNTKAKASGSKKVPHFICFGQGSQRAFNKKNKKPYVRDISMKELGDAL from the coding sequence ATGCATTGTATAAAAGACATTAGTGATTTTGAAGCCTTACTTAAATATCCTTTCGAAcccaagaaaataatttattccataAAGAGTGGCTATTTTCACGAAGggaataaatattgcaaagttGGAGAGAAGCAACTTTCGATTGATATTGATGATGAGAGTCTACTTCATAGATCGTTCCAAGAATTTCCTTGTGGTAAAGATAGTTGTCGTGCTGTATTTTCCTCTATTCATGATTATGAAATTCATTACAACAGTGTACATCACATTGTGTGTATGGAATGTAAACGGAATTTTCCATCGTATAATTTGCTTGACGCAcacataattgaaaaacatgATTCTTATCACGAAGCTGCTGCATGCAAAAGTGTTGCTCTGTATGACTGTTTTGTTGAGGGTTGTGACcacaaattttcttcaattgaaATGCGCAATGAACATATAATTGGAGTGCACAAATACCCACCCGATTTTAAATTCCAATCCTTGAAGAACTCAAAAAGGAATTTCGAAGCTATGGACGTGTCTCAAAGTGATGAACTTGGAACTTCTACTAATACAAAAGCTAAGGCTTCTGGGTCAAAGAAAGTGCCTCATTTCATATGTTTTGGACAGGGTTCTCAAAgagcttttaataaaaagaacaaaaaacctTACGTACGTGATATTTCTATGAAAGAATTAGGAGATGCCTTatag